One region of Litorilinea aerophila genomic DNA includes:
- a CDS encoding phosphatase PAP2 family protein has protein sequence MSPDRSTRLPAQAENPIAPVRFLWRAWLPALLGVLVAAVVFATLAGDVWVQEVFPWDAPLMLAVHRHSAPWLDLVMLGVTQLGTYGAAAGALGVSFSLWRRRAWWRFWALWTSFGGGVLLNTALKLLFARPRPEVFPPLTLERSYSFPSGHTLAATTFYGFIGLLLWERGHRLSALLVMLAIPLVAFSRIYLGVHYPSDVLGALGLGIVWLTAVWFLYRWRQSTPGAGRRGQNGGGRPTDVGRNGTS, from the coding sequence ATGAGTCCTGATCGTTCCACCCGCTTGCCGGCCCAAGCCGAAAACCCCATCGCACCGGTGCGTTTCCTTTGGCGGGCCTGGCTGCCAGCCCTGCTGGGTGTGCTGGTGGCGGCCGTCGTCTTTGCGACCCTGGCGGGGGATGTCTGGGTCCAGGAAGTGTTTCCCTGGGATGCGCCCCTGATGCTGGCGGTACACCGACACAGCGCTCCCTGGCTGGACCTGGTGATGCTGGGCGTCACCCAACTGGGGACCTATGGCGCTGCGGCTGGGGCGCTGGGGGTGTCCTTCTCCCTCTGGCGCCGCCGCGCCTGGTGGCGCTTTTGGGCTTTGTGGACCAGCTTTGGCGGCGGCGTCCTTCTCAACACAGCCTTGAAACTCCTCTTTGCTCGTCCTCGCCCGGAAGTCTTTCCCCCTTTGACCCTGGAGCGGAGCTACAGCTTCCCCAGCGGCCACACCCTTGCCGCCACGACGTTTTACGGCTTCATCGGGTTGCTGCTGTGGGAACGGGGTCATCGTCTGTCCGCGCTGTTGGTCATGCTGGCCATCCCGCTGGTCGCGTTCAGCCGTATCTACCTGGGGGTTCACTACCCCAGCGATGTGCTGGGCGCCCTTGGCCTGGGGATCGTCTGGCTGACGGCGGTCTGGTTTCTCTATCGCTGGCGCCAATCGACGCCGGGGGCGGGGAGACGGGGGC